ACCACGAGCCGACGTGCACGCCGCTCCGCCCGGAGGTGCTGCAGGGGTACTTCCCGCTCGTCCGCAAGCTGGTGCGGCAGGTGTCGCGCCACCTGCCGCCCAACGTGCAGCGCGACGACCTGCTCAGCGCGGGGATGCTCGGGCTCGTCGACTCGATCCGCAAGAACGGCGGGAGCGACGGCGAGACGTTCGCCGGCTACGCGAAGCTCCGGATCCGCGGCGCGATCGTCGATGAGCTCCGCGCGCAGGACTGGCTCTCGCGGCGAGCGCGCGAGGCGGTCGAGGCGGAAGCCGCCGGCAAGGTCGGCGGCGCGACCGTCTTCGTGAGCCTGAGCGAGGTGACCCCGACCGAGGAGTCGGTGCACATGTCCGGCGAAGACGATCCGATCGAGGCGATCTCGGCGCAGGCGACCCGGCGGGCGCTGTCCTTCGCGATCGCGCAGCTCCCGGAGCGGGAGCGGCGCGTGATCGGCATGTACTACTTCGAAGGGGCGAAGCTGAAGGACATCGGCGCAGAGCTCGGGATCGGCGAGCCCCGCGTCTCGCAGCTGCACACGCGCGCGCTCGGCATGCTGCGAGGCATGCTGTCCCACGCCTGACCGCCGCCCGCGCTCAGGGGGCGAGCCGGCGCGCCCGGCCGGGCATCGCGACGCCGACCGCGAAGAGCGCGGTCTCCTCGTAGGTCTGCTGCAGGGCGGGGTCGCCGGAGGCCCGGTGCACGAACGCGTTGCGGTGCGCGCCGCGATCGAGCGCGACCGCGCGGGCGCAGCCGAGGTCGAGCAACGCCTCGGTCGTCGCCTCGTCGCTGTCGAAGGTGGTCGTGGCCACGAGCAGCGTGCCGTCGTCGAGCACGCAGGCAGCGCTGCGGCGGCGCATGGTCCCGATCTCGCGCGCCTCCGGCCGCAGCCTGCCGTCGTCGGCGGTGAGCGGCAGCTCGGTCGCGTCCGCGCCCGGCGCGAGCGGGGCGCCGCCCGCCGGGCGGATCTCGATGCGGCCCTGGCGGACCAGCAGCAAGCCTCCCTCGCCGCGGAAGCGAAGGCCGACGGTGCCGCCCACGGCGAGCCCGCGCGGGCCCCGCCGCCGACCGGTGCCGACGCCGATCGCCGCGAGGACCTGCCGCCGCTCGTCGGCCGGCACCTCGGCGTCGAGCTTCGGCGCGCTCCGCGGCGAGATCTCGCGCGAGCCGGCGCGGA
The DNA window shown above is from Sorangium aterium and carries:
- a CDS encoding sigma-70 family RNA polymerase sigma factor, whose protein sequence is MSLPACCDGGEFVQPVALGATCPVVPCEHALIEAPSALGLDGAPSIAVQGAGASLAHELWESAEVASRCAHDIWESVEATSACAYEGPWRSLAPEGEPDSGSHSPPRCTDAACPGGPRDHEPTCTPLRPEVLQGYFPLVRKLVRQVSRHLPPNVQRDDLLSAGMLGLVDSIRKNGGSDGETFAGYAKLRIRGAIVDELRAQDWLSRRAREAVEAEAAGKVGGATVFVSLSEVTPTEESVHMSGEDDPIEAISAQATRRALSFAIAQLPERERRVIGMYYFEGAKLKDIGAELGIGEPRVSQLHTRALGMLRGMLSHA